A single window of Nicotiana sylvestris chromosome 5, ASM39365v2, whole genome shotgun sequence DNA harbors:
- the LOC104242627 gene encoding alkaline ceramidase-like: protein MADDISSFWGPVTSTKEWCEPNYVRSSYIAEFFNTISNVPCIILALIGLVNALRQRFEKRFSVLHMSNIILAIGSMIYHATLRQMQQQGDETPMVWEMLLYFYILYSPDWHYKSTMPTFLFLYGALFAIAHSQIRFDIGFMLHYALLCLLCIPRTYKYYIHTEDRSAKQIAKLYVATLLVGAVCWLCDRLFCKDISRWYFNPQGHALWHVLMGFNAYFANTFLMYCRAQQREWNPKIKHFLGFFPYVKIQKPKAQ, encoded by the exons ATGGCAGATGACATTTCAAGCTTTTGGGGTCCTGTAACATCTACCAAAGAGTGGTGTGAGCCAAATTATGTCCGCTCCTCCTATATTGCAGAGTTCTTTAATACCATCTCAAATGTCCCATGTATTATTCTGGCGTTGATTGGTCTTGTGAATGCCCTCAGACAGCGGTTTGAGAAAAGGTTCAGTGTCCTTCATATGTCAAATATAATACTTGCCATAGGGAGCATGATTTATCATGCCACGTTGCGGCAGAT GCAACAGCAAGGTGATGAGACACCCATGGTCTGGGAAATGCTTCTCTATTTTTACATCCTTTATTCACCAGATTGGCATTACAAGAGTACAATGCCCACGTTTTTATTCCTTTACGGTGCACTATTTGCCATTGCGCATTCACAGATTCGCTTTGATATTGGTTTCATGCTACATTATGCACTATTGTGCCTTCTTTGCATTCCTCGCACATATAAGTATTACATTCATACAGAAGACAGATCTGCAAAGCAGATTGCAAAGTTATATGTGGCCACTTTATTAGTCGGAGCTGTTTGCTGGCTGTGTGATCGTCTATTCTGCAAGGACATTTCGCGCTGGTACTTTAATCCACAGGGTCATGCACTATGGCATGTCCTTATGGGTTTTAATGCGTACTTTGCAAATACTTTCTTGATGTATTGCCGTGCTCAGCAAAGAGAATGGAATCCAAAAATCAAGCACTTCCTCGGATTTTTTCCATACGTAAAGATCCAGAAACCAAAAGCTCAGTAG
- the LOC104242626 gene encoding protein PXR1 — protein MSLSRQLLRKIPSQTLKPYLRSISTAAADSSTTAPSHHNHHQRNHEFLPPSNYLNSWTAPKDPKEAEAKLALLRREYAKKVKEVRKEYIQEMELQRIEKMRKAEAKKEAQRIANEERKAAKAAEKKAKAMEREAAEEEFRKTLLKERREKLEYWRMREMKFSEKKKEKRDLVRRQSSIWIDEKDLEKKTLEVICDAIHL, from the exons ATGTCGCTTTCCCGGCAGCTCCTCCGTAAAATCCCATcccaaaccctaaaaccctaTCTCCGATCCATTTCCACCGCGGCCGCCGATTCTTCCACCACTGCACCATCGCACCACAACCACCACCAGCGCAACCACGAGTTTCTTCCGCCGAGCAACTATCTGAATTCATGGACAGCACCTAAGGATCCTAAGGAGGCGGAGGCTAAACTCGCACTTTTACGCCGCGAATATGCGAAAAAGGTGAAGGAGGTTCGGAAAGAGTACATACAAGAAATGGAACTTCAGAGGATTGAGAAGATGAGAAAAGCTGAAGCTAAAAAGGAAGCTCAGAGGATTGCTAATGAGGAGCGTAAAGCTGCTAAGGCCGCTGAGAAAAAAGCGAAGGCAATGGAAAGAGAGGCTGCTGAAGAGGAGTTTCGCAAAACCTTG CTTAAAGAAAGACGGGAAAAACTTGAATATTGGAGGATGAGGGAAATGAAGTTCtcagagaagaagaaagagaaacgCGATCTTGTACGACGGCAAAGTTCTATATGGATTGATGAAAAAGATTTGGAGAAAAAGACACTTGAAGTTATTTGTGATGCTATTCATCTTTGA